The following proteins are co-located in the Echinicola sp. 20G genome:
- a CDS encoding RagB/SusD family nutrient uptake outer membrane protein — protein MVNNKNIVKLLIIALSTFTLGACNDFLDREPLSVVTPEAFLNSEADMAAYTINAYNFPTHSGWNVGTFGSDNHTDNQAATDASNIWMPGEKRVPQAGGAWDFGSIRNINYYLENIVPKWKAGAISGNSANIEHYLGEGYFLRAYQYFDKVQTFGDFPILKTSLPDDKAVLTEASKREARNEVARFILSDLDSAIMLLSENPPGGTNRITRDAALLFKSRVALHEGTWLTYHKGTAHVPGGPGWPGSEKSSGFTIDIDQEIDYFLGEAMAASEELADKVSLETNTMDHGYNSSGNPYFAMFGSQDLTGYGEVLLWRAYDPSLGLNHNVNAYVNRSGGNTGFTRGYVDNFLMANGLPIYAPGSGYQGDDFIADVKEGRDNRLQLFMKAPGELRINDATNADGSPMLIDNPDILTIREERYVTGYGLKKGMSYRNDQAVGNVGETGSIVFRATEAYLNYIEASYLKEGNINGKADSYWRAIRNRAGVNPDYMITVAATDMVEEARNDLGAYSAGVLLSDPILYNIRRERRSELIAEGMRMSDLKRWRALDQLKTDPYIVEGFKLFGPMEEWYEDENGETTLIPVGSIGTPNVSNPGESEYLRPYRIILSSSNFVQDGYKWAYAHYLEPIAIQHFIITTTDDSGEPENSVIYQNPGWPLQANSGATE, from the coding sequence ATGGTTAATAATAAAAATATAGTTAAGTTATTGATAATAGCCTTGAGTACTTTTACGTTAGGGGCTTGTAATGACTTTTTGGATAGGGAACCTCTGTCAGTAGTAACACCAGAAGCTTTTCTGAACAGTGAGGCTGATATGGCGGCATATACGATTAATGCTTATAACTTTCCGACCCATTCGGGCTGGAATGTTGGTACTTTCGGCTCTGATAATCATACCGATAACCAAGCCGCCACTGATGCCAGCAATATATGGATGCCAGGCGAAAAAAGGGTGCCTCAAGCTGGTGGGGCTTGGGATTTTGGTAGTATTAGAAATATCAACTATTACCTTGAAAATATAGTACCCAAGTGGAAGGCTGGAGCTATTTCAGGTAATAGTGCCAATATTGAACATTACCTTGGAGAAGGTTATTTCCTTCGAGCCTATCAATATTTTGATAAAGTCCAGACCTTTGGGGATTTTCCTATTTTGAAGACCTCTTTGCCTGATGATAAAGCGGTGTTGACTGAAGCGTCCAAAAGGGAAGCTAGAAACGAGGTGGCCAGGTTTATTCTTTCAGATCTTGATTCGGCCATAATGTTATTGTCTGAAAACCCTCCTGGAGGTACCAATAGAATCACCAGAGATGCTGCTCTCCTTTTTAAAAGCAGAGTGGCACTTCATGAAGGCACTTGGCTCACTTATCACAAAGGGACTGCCCATGTTCCCGGAGGTCCAGGCTGGCCAGGAAGTGAAAAAAGCAGCGGTTTTACAATAGATATTGATCAAGAAATCGACTACTTTTTAGGTGAGGCAATGGCTGCCTCTGAGGAATTGGCTGATAAAGTGTCTTTGGAGACCAATACGATGGATCATGGATATAATTCATCTGGGAATCCTTATTTTGCCATGTTTGGGTCTCAGGACTTGACAGGTTATGGGGAAGTATTGCTATGGAGAGCTTATGATCCATCTTTAGGCCTCAATCACAACGTCAATGCTTATGTAAATAGAAGTGGGGGAAATACTGGATTTACAAGAGGATATGTTGACAACTTCTTAATGGCCAATGGACTTCCTATATATGCACCGGGATCGGGGTATCAAGGAGATGATTTCATTGCCGATGTGAAGGAAGGTAGGGACAATCGCTTACAGCTCTTTATGAAGGCTCCGGGAGAGCTGAGAATTAATGACGCTACCAATGCAGACGGGTCGCCTATGTTGATCGACAATCCTGATATTCTTACCATTAGGGAAGAAAGGTATGTGACGGGTTATGGCCTTAAAAAAGGCATGAGTTATCGCAATGACCAGGCCGTTGGTAATGTAGGGGAAACAGGTTCAATTGTATTTAGAGCTACAGAAGCGTACTTGAATTATATAGAAGCATCTTATCTTAAAGAAGGGAATATTAACGGAAAAGCAGACAGTTATTGGAGAGCTATCAGAAATAGGGCTGGTGTTAACCCTGATTACATGATTACAGTTGCAGCTACAGATATGGTTGAAGAAGCAAGAAATGATTTGGGTGCCTATTCTGCAGGTGTTTTGTTGTCAGACCCCATTCTCTACAATATCAGAAGAGAAAGACGGAGTGAGTTGATAGCTGAAGGAATGAGAATGTCTGATCTTAAGCGGTGGAGAGCACTAGATCAATTAAAAACCGACCCATACATTGTCGAAGGGTTCAAGTTATTTGGACCAATGGAGGAGTGGTATGAAGATGAGAATGGGGAAACCACTTTAATTCCTGTGGGTTCCATTGGAACACCGAATGTTTCCAACCCAGGTGAAAGTGAATATTTAAGGCCTTACAGGATTATTTTGTCTTCATCCAACTTTGTACAGGACGGATATAAATGGGCTTATGCACATTACCTCGAGCCTATTGCGATTCAGCATTTTATCATAACCACAACAGATGATTCTGGAGAACCGGAAAACTCTGTGATTTATCAAAACCCTGGTTGGCCATTACAAGCTAATTCAGGAGCGACTGAATAG
- the tnpA gene encoding IS200/IS605 family transposase — protein MGSSNRRGNHTVSWLTVHIVWITKYRYPVLRGDVQRRCRDLLKQICDAEDVRSLKGLISNDHVHMHIEYSPKHSISDLVKRMMGRTSPRLQSDYPELSKRYWGRHFWAIGYGAWSTGNITDKMVEEYLEHHRDISNTDDQDNFILE, from the coding sequence ATGGGATCAAGCAATCGTCGAGGAAACCATACAGTCAGTTGGTTGACAGTCCACATAGTTTGGATTACCAAGTATCGTTATCCGGTACTACGAGGAGATGTTCAACGGCGCTGTAGGGATTTGCTGAAACAAATATGTGATGCAGAAGATGTTAGGAGTCTTAAGGGCCTAATAAGTAATGATCATGTTCACATGCATATTGAATATAGCCCGAAACATTCCATTAGCGACTTGGTAAAGCGTATGATGGGTCGAACTTCACCACGTCTTCAATCGGATTATCCAGAATTAAGCAAACGCTATTGGGGTCGCCATTTTTGGGCTATTGGTTATGGTGCTTGGAGTACAGGCAATATAACTGATAAGATGGTTGAGGAGTATTTAGAACACCATCGAGACATCTCGAATACTGACGATCAGGATAATTTTATCCTGGAGTAA
- a CDS encoding PadR family transcriptional regulator, giving the protein MKKYQLGEFEEIVMLTVGILYGEAYGISIKKEIETRLDRNVSVGALQTALKRLEDKGYLQSHSGESTQERAGRPKRYFEITAYGKEALSFTRDTRNKLWDSIPKIALDLKFN; this is encoded by the coding sequence ATGAAGAAATATCAACTGGGAGAATTTGAGGAAATAGTCATGCTTACGGTAGGGATTCTTTATGGGGAAGCTTATGGTATTTCAATCAAGAAGGAAATAGAAACAAGGTTAGATCGTAATGTAAGTGTAGGGGCGTTACAGACCGCACTTAAGCGATTGGAAGATAAAGGCTACCTTCAGTCCCACTCAGGTGAATCGACTCAGGAACGGGCAGGAAGACCTAAAAGGTACTTTGAAATTACAGCATACGGAAAGGAGGCGTTATCCTTTACACGTGATACAAGAAATAAGCTTTGGGATTCGATTCCTAAAATAGCACTTGACCTGAAGTTTAACTAA
- a CDS encoding ABC transporter permease has protein sequence MDSKTPPKNFVRFLRWFCNPELHPFIEGDLFELYNERVKELGKKNADRKFVIDVIRLFRPGIIRGFEDFNPFGQLDMYKNYFIIAWRNLLKQKLYSFINIFGLTIGLTCFILMFLYVKYEFSYDNFFPKKERIYRVYQQQKGADYLGSDCFALTPTILAESLENELPEVELATTIFDREVLIKNGDDVFFDRGYWTNNSFFEIFDHEFIQGGDFGSNTHGIVLAESYATKMFPFGNAVGKVVVVSNFFGEIEYVVTGVVKAPPENTSLGFNYLINIQSDPEYSENLRSSKWAGNSAHTFLLLKQGGNFKQTESKIASIIQKHMGLDTEEEKNRTTYFLQSLSDIHLFNKAHFDLGPKGDPKHVHYFMLIAAVILSLACINYINLAMARSIKRAKEVGIRKVVGAIKWQLISQFIIESIVLASIAMVLALILSILLLPSYSNILERDLELNLTTEPLLVPILLGILLMVGLVSGAYPALFLSRLNPLSSLKGKFTEGPGKIRLRSLLVVVQYAASIILIIGSLVIYLQFEFVKNKDLGYNKEQIIILKTLSQDLQENLSSLKTELKKHHNISSLTVSNALPYEINSSTNVSSNSGRSNGITTYISTSDHDYVKTLGLKMASGRFYSEDIQSERDNIVINESAAKAFGWDVNKAVGKEIFMGDNRMTIIGVLNDFHMFSLHLKIQPLLITLRERRFNYVMVKVSPNDLDHTVSYLKKTVEQYSEYPFNYQFMDTDFERLYKADLRFAKFLGVFTIISIAVASLGLFGLAAYTTKQRTKEIGIRKVLGASIRTIMGLIAVDYVKMVLMGFLIAVPLAWYLMNYWLKNYAYKINLEWWIFIVAGILATVIAVFSVSFQSIKAAMTNPVDSLRND, from the coding sequence ATGGATAGTAAAACCCCTCCCAAAAACTTTGTTCGCTTTTTGCGATGGTTTTGTAATCCAGAGCTTCATCCATTTATAGAAGGTGACCTTTTTGAACTTTACAATGAAAGGGTCAAGGAACTGGGTAAAAAGAATGCTGACAGGAAATTTGTTATTGATGTGATCAGGCTGTTTAGACCGGGGATAATCCGTGGTTTCGAGGATTTCAACCCATTTGGCCAACTCGATATGTATAAAAATTATTTTATTATTGCTTGGCGAAATCTGTTAAAACAGAAGCTCTATTCTTTCATTAATATTTTTGGACTGACAATAGGACTGACTTGCTTTATATTGATGTTTCTTTATGTGAAATACGAGTTTTCTTATGATAATTTTTTTCCAAAAAAAGAACGTATATATAGGGTATACCAACAACAAAAAGGAGCCGATTACCTTGGGTCGGATTGCTTTGCACTGACTCCCACAATTTTGGCTGAAAGCCTCGAAAATGAATTGCCTGAGGTCGAATTGGCCACTACAATCTTTGACCGGGAGGTGTTGATAAAGAACGGGGATGATGTTTTTTTTGACAGGGGTTATTGGACAAACAACTCTTTCTTTGAGATTTTTGATCATGAATTCATTCAAGGTGGAGATTTTGGATCCAATACCCACGGTATTGTACTTGCTGAATCTTACGCCACTAAAATGTTTCCTTTTGGCAATGCAGTTGGAAAGGTTGTGGTTGTCTCGAATTTTTTTGGAGAAATAGAGTATGTGGTGACTGGAGTTGTCAAGGCCCCTCCAGAAAATACTTCTTTAGGTTTTAACTATTTGATCAATATACAGTCAGATCCCGAGTATAGTGAAAACTTAAGGAGCAGCAAGTGGGCTGGCAATTCAGCACATACTTTTCTTTTGCTAAAACAGGGGGGTAATTTTAAACAAACCGAATCCAAAATAGCTTCCATTATCCAGAAACATATGGGTTTGGATACTGAAGAGGAAAAAAACAGGACTACCTATTTCTTACAGTCTTTATCAGATATTCACTTATTCAACAAGGCCCACTTTGATTTAGGCCCAAAAGGAGACCCGAAGCATGTCCATTACTTTATGTTGATTGCAGCTGTAATCCTGAGTTTGGCTTGTATCAATTATATTAACCTGGCAATGGCCAGATCCATAAAAAGGGCCAAAGAAGTGGGGATACGCAAGGTTGTTGGGGCAATTAAGTGGCAGTTAATATCTCAATTTATCATCGAGTCTATTGTCCTAGCCTCCATAGCGATGGTGCTGGCATTAATATTGTCAATTTTGCTATTACCGTCCTATAGCAATATACTTGAAAGGGACTTGGAATTGAACCTTACTACAGAGCCATTACTTGTTCCAATTTTGCTGGGCATATTGCTAATGGTAGGGCTAGTGTCAGGAGCCTACCCAGCACTCTTTTTATCCAGGTTAAATCCCTTGAGTTCCCTTAAAGGAAAGTTTACCGAAGGTCCTGGTAAAATTAGGTTACGCTCCCTATTGGTTGTGGTTCAATATGCAGCTTCTATCATTCTCATTATTGGCAGCCTGGTGATCTACCTGCAATTTGAATTTGTAAAGAATAAAGACCTGGGATATAATAAAGAGCAAATTATCATTTTAAAGACACTGTCCCAAGATCTTCAAGAAAACCTTTCTAGCCTAAAAACTGAATTAAAAAAGCACCATAATATTTCATCCTTAACGGTATCCAATGCACTTCCTTACGAAATCAACTCGAGCACAAATGTGAGCTCCAACTCAGGCAGGAGCAATGGAATTACCACATATATCAGTACTTCAGATCACGATTATGTAAAGACACTTGGTTTGAAAATGGCATCAGGGCGTTTCTATTCAGAAGATATTCAAAGTGAAAGGGACAATATTGTAATTAACGAATCGGCAGCCAAGGCTTTTGGCTGGGATGTTAATAAGGCCGTTGGAAAGGAAATTTTCATGGGTGATAATAGAATGACTATCATAGGTGTTTTGAATGATTTTCACATGTTCTCCCTGCACCTAAAGATTCAACCTCTTTTGATTACTTTAAGAGAAAGACGTTTTAATTATGTAATGGTGAAGGTTTCGCCAAATGATTTGGACCACACGGTTTCTTATTTGAAGAAAACTGTTGAACAATATTCTGAGTATCCCTTTAACTATCAGTTTATGGATACTGATTTTGAAAGGCTTTATAAGGCAGATTTGAGATTTGCTAAATTTTTAGGGGTATTTACCATAATTTCTATTGCAGTTGCTTCTTTGGGATTATTTGGCCTAGCAGCTTATACCACCAAACAACGCACAAAAGAAATAGGCATTCGGAAAGTTTTGGGCGCATCTATAAGGACGATCATGGGCTTGATTGCTGTAGACTATGTTAAAATGGTTCTCATGGGTTTTTTGATAGCTGTTCCTCTGGCTTGGTACCTTATGAATTATTGGTTGAAAAATTATGCCTATAAAATTAACTTGGAATGGTGGATCTTTATTGTTGCGGGCATATTGGCAACAGTTATTGCTGTTTTTTCTGTTAGTTTCCAATCTATTAAAGCAGCCATGACTAACCCCGTGGATTCGTTGAGGAATGATTGA
- a CDS encoding CoA pyrophosphatase, with product MQLEEVIDTIENKLQYPLPGRKGQIMMAPQPLNEARFAQQDLKNARKGAVLILLYPGENGCMVPFIKRPEYDGTHSGQVSFPGGKWEESDQNLQETALRETEEEIGVDRAQIQLLGKLSQLFIPPSNFLVTPYIGFMRSAPVFKPDPREVARVITCDFSVLVDHNIRKEKDFELARGAKIKAPYFDIDQETVWGATAMMLGELMTIWEQ from the coding sequence ATGCAGCTAGAAGAAGTAATTGATACCATCGAAAATAAACTTCAATACCCATTACCAGGGAGGAAAGGCCAAATTATGATGGCTCCTCAACCCTTGAATGAGGCTCGGTTTGCACAACAGGACTTAAAAAATGCTAGAAAAGGGGCAGTATTGATATTGCTATACCCCGGAGAAAATGGTTGCATGGTTCCTTTCATCAAAAGGCCCGAGTATGATGGAACACATAGTGGGCAGGTTTCTTTCCCAGGAGGAAAGTGGGAAGAATCTGATCAAAATCTACAAGAAACAGCATTAAGAGAAACAGAGGAGGAAATTGGAGTGGACCGTGCTCAAATTCAATTATTGGGTAAACTCTCACAGCTATTTATTCCCCCAAGCAACTTTTTGGTTACTCCCTATATTGGCTTTATGCGCTCAGCTCCGGTATTTAAGCCAGACCCTAGAGAGGTAGCTAGAGTCATTACTTGTGACTTTAGTGTTTTGGTGGATCATAATATCCGCAAAGAAAAGGATTTTGAGCTTGCTCGTGGAGCTAAGATTAAAGCTCCATATTTTGATATCGATCAAGAAACGGTTTGGGGAGCAACCGCCATGATGCTTGGAGAATTAATGACCATTTGGGAACAGTAG
- a CDS encoding DUF819 domain-containing protein, with product MQESTPLITNDAVVLGILMVILALVFGTASSKKVFWQKFYRVVPTVLLCYFLPSILNTLGIISGQSSNLYQVASRYLLPASLVLLTLSIDFKSILKLGPKALIMFLAGTFGIILGGPLAVLTVSVFDPSVVGGAGPDEVWRGLATIAGSWIGGGANQTAMLKTFGASPELFSQMIAVDVVMANLWLAFLLYWAANPGRIDKIFKADSSSIIELQKKVEAYRGSIMKIPNMTDTLLVLGVGFGITGFSHWLADFIAPWIGTNYPELEKYSLDSAFFWIVVIATTGGLILSFTKARNLEGVGASRLGSVLLYVLIATVGMQMDLFAILDNPTLFVVGGLWMVFHIVIMLIVAYFIKAPFFFVAVGSQANVGGAASAPIVASAFNPSLAPVGVLLAVFGYAAGTYGAYLCGLLLQLVSNL from the coding sequence ATGCAGGAATCTACTCCCTTAATTACCAATGACGCTGTAGTATTAGGAATTCTAATGGTCATTTTGGCATTGGTATTTGGTACAGCAAGCAGCAAGAAAGTTTTTTGGCAAAAATTCTATCGGGTAGTACCTACCGTATTGCTCTGTTATTTTCTTCCATCCATTTTAAATACACTTGGAATTATTTCAGGGCAAAGTTCCAATTTGTACCAAGTGGCTTCTCGGTATTTACTTCCCGCTTCATTGGTGCTTTTGACTTTGAGTATTGACTTTAAGTCTATTCTTAAATTAGGTCCCAAAGCGCTGATTATGTTTTTGGCTGGAACTTTCGGTATAATCTTGGGAGGACCTCTGGCTGTTTTGACGGTATCAGTATTTGATCCTTCGGTTGTAGGGGGAGCAGGGCCTGATGAAGTTTGGAGAGGCTTGGCCACGATAGCTGGGAGTTGGATCGGTGGGGGAGCCAATCAAACTGCGATGTTAAAGACTTTCGGAGCCAGTCCTGAATTATTCAGTCAGATGATTGCTGTGGATGTGGTCATGGCCAATTTATGGTTAGCATTTTTACTGTATTGGGCAGCTAATCCGGGAAGAATCGACAAAATATTCAAAGCTGACAGTTCTTCCATTATTGAACTCCAAAAGAAAGTAGAAGCTTATAGAGGAAGCATCATGAAGATTCCGAATATGACTGACACCTTGTTAGTATTGGGGGTAGGTTTTGGAATCACTGGATTTTCCCATTGGTTGGCTGATTTTATTGCGCCTTGGATAGGAACTAATTATCCCGAACTGGAAAAGTACTCCTTGGACTCTGCGTTTTTCTGGATCGTGGTCATTGCAACTACTGGTGGGTTGATTTTGTCATTTACCAAAGCCAGAAATTTGGAAGGGGTTGGAGCAAGCCGGTTAGGAAGTGTTTTACTCTATGTATTGATTGCGACTGTGGGGATGCAAATGGATTTATTTGCTATATTGGATAACCCAACCTTGTTTGTAGTAGGAGGACTTTGGATGGTTTTTCACATTGTGATCATGCTCATTGTGGCTTATTTCATCAAAGCACCTTTCTTCTTTGTTGCTGTGGGCTCACAGGCCAATGTAGGAGGAGCTGCCTCTGCGCCTATCGTGGCTTCAGCATTTAACCCATCTTTGGCTCCTGTAGGAGTTTTGTTAGCAGTGTTTGGCTATGCAGCAGGAACTTATGGAGCTTATTTGTGCGGATTACTGTTGCAATTGGTATCAAACCTGTAG
- a CDS encoding (2Fe-2S) ferredoxin domain-containing protein, giving the protein MALYRKFIFVCTGSDCKKNGCKGLLKEAKDVIKLDDHKGKYKLVKTKCMDFCKTGPVVVVSNEVIKKADKMKLKMALDAHK; this is encoded by the coding sequence ATGGCGCTTTATAGAAAATTCATATTTGTCTGCACAGGCTCAGACTGTAAAAAGAATGGTTGCAAGGGACTTTTAAAAGAAGCAAAAGATGTCATTAAACTGGATGACCATAAGGGGAAATACAAATTGGTGAAGACAAAATGTATGGATTTCTGTAAAACAGGACCTGTTGTAGTGGTCAGTAACGAGGTAATTAAAAAGGCTGACAAGATGAAACTAAAAATGGCTTTGGATGCCCACAAGTAA
- a CDS encoding YbjQ family protein has protein sequence MITTTTPSVEGHEIKRYCGIVTGETIIGANVFRDFFASITDIVGGRSGAYEKVLKEAKTTSLAEMEMQARAFGGNAVVGVDLDYETIRDGMLMVTASGTAVVIEPK, from the coding sequence ATGATTACAACAACAACACCATCAGTTGAAGGACATGAGATCAAGCGTTATTGCGGGATTGTGACCGGTGAAACCATTATTGGGGCCAACGTATTTAGAGATTTTTTTGCAAGCATTACAGATATCGTCGGTGGTCGTTCTGGAGCTTATGAAAAAGTTCTGAAAGAAGCCAAGACCACTTCTTTGGCAGAAATGGAAATGCAGGCAAGAGCATTTGGTGGAAACGCTGTAGTGGGAGTTGACCTTGACTATGAAACCATAAGAGATGGCATGTTGATGGTTACTGCCAGCGGAACTGCTGTGGTGATTGAACCGAAATAA
- a CDS encoding homocysteine S-methyltransferase family protein, which produces MNTRTDILLQQLQKKILILDGAMGTMIQRYKLEEKDFRTSALEHHPKPLKGNNDLLSLSRPDIIRAIHQAYLDAGSDILETNTFSSTTIAQDDYDLSHLAYELNFESAKIAKEVALAQSEKTPDQPRFVAGAIGPTNRTASISPDVNDPGFRAINFDQLAEAYAEQVRGLLDGGSDILLVETIFDTLNAKAALFAIQEVFEEKGIPLNPEEGGIPIMISGTITDASGRTLSGQTTEAFLISLSHVPLISIGLNCALGAKELRPYLKVLAEKAPFYVSAYPNAGLPNEFGQYDQTANEMADQVEEFLKDGLINILGGCCGTTPEHIQTIAEVSKKYKPRKLAFAIEE; this is translated from the coding sequence ATGAATACAAGAACTGACATATTACTTCAACAACTTCAAAAGAAAATCTTGATTCTCGATGGTGCCATGGGGACTATGATCCAACGTTACAAGTTGGAAGAGAAGGATTTTAGAACTTCGGCATTGGAGCATCATCCTAAACCACTCAAAGGGAACAATGATTTATTGTCATTGAGCAGACCGGATATCATCAGGGCAATTCATCAAGCTTACTTGGATGCAGGTTCTGATATTTTGGAGACCAATACTTTTAGCAGCACGACCATTGCACAAGATGATTATGACCTTTCTCATTTGGCCTATGAACTGAATTTTGAGTCTGCCAAGATAGCAAAGGAAGTGGCTTTGGCCCAATCGGAAAAAACACCAGACCAACCCCGATTTGTTGCTGGAGCTATTGGCCCAACAAATAGGACTGCCTCCATCTCTCCTGATGTTAATGATCCCGGTTTCAGGGCGATTAATTTTGACCAATTGGCTGAAGCATATGCCGAGCAAGTTCGAGGATTGTTGGATGGTGGATCCGATATATTATTAGTGGAAACGATATTCGATACGCTCAACGCCAAAGCTGCCCTGTTTGCCATTCAGGAAGTATTTGAAGAAAAAGGGATTCCTTTGAACCCTGAAGAAGGTGGAATACCTATTATGATTTCTGGCACCATCACAGATGCTTCCGGTAGAACATTGTCTGGACAAACTACTGAAGCATTCTTGATTTCACTTTCACATGTGCCTTTGATCAGTATTGGGTTGAATTGTGCTTTGGGAGCTAAAGAGCTAAGACCTTACTTAAAGGTATTGGCTGAAAAAGCGCCATTTTATGTAAGTGCTTATCCCAATGCAGGCCTACCCAATGAATTTGGACAGTATGATCAGACAGCTAATGAGATGGCTGATCAGGTTGAGGAATTCCTGAAAGATGGATTGATCAATATCCTTGGCGGATGTTGTGGCACAACACCAGAACATATCCAAACCATCGCTGAGGTAAGTAAAAAGTATAAACCCCGAAAATTGGCATTTGCAATAGAAGAATAG